The Armatimonadota bacterium genome contains a region encoding:
- a CDS encoding RNA 2'-phosphotransferase, translating to MLSEKEVKRVSKFMSFVLRHDPECIGLSVDANGWAEVDELISCANAGGRTLTREIVDEVVARNDKKRFVVSEDGRRIRAAQGHSIEVDLQLEPREPPEILFHGTTQHYVESILASGVNPGSRRHVHLSPDEETARKVGSRHGKPSVLRIRAGEMWKAGYVFYLSENGVWLTDEVPLEFIERA from the coding sequence GTGCTTAGCGAAAAGGAAGTCAAGCGAGTAAGCAAGTTCATGAGCTTCGTGCTCCGGCACGATCCGGAGTGCATCGGGCTCTCAGTGGACGCGAACGGCTGGGCCGAAGTGGATGAGCTGATATCCTGCGCGAACGCCGGAGGCCGCACTCTGACCCGCGAGATCGTTGACGAAGTCGTCGCCCGCAACGACAAGAAGCGGTTCGTGGTGAGCGAGGACGGGCGGCGGATCAGGGCCGCACAGGGCCACTCGATCGAGGTTGACCTGCAGCTCGAGCCGCGCGAGCCGCCGGAGATTCTCTTCCACGGCACGACTCAGCACTACGTTGAGTCTATCCTCGCGTCGGGCGTGAACCCCGGGTCCCGCAGACACGTCCATCTGTCACCGGACGAGGAAACGGCGAGAAAGGTCGGCAGCCGGCACGGCAAGCCCTCCGTGCTCCGCATCCGCGCCGGGGAGATGTGGAAGGCGGGCTATGTCTTCTACCTCTCTGAGAACGGCGTCTGGCTGACGGATGAGGTGCCGCTTGAGTTCATCGAGCGTGCCTAG